The Pleuronectes platessa chromosome 22, fPlePla1.1, whole genome shotgun sequence region TCAGAACCTGTTCAACCTGTCCACCTTCGGCACTAAGGAAAGACATAACCTGGCATCCACACTTTTCCGAAAACATCTACCTTGGGCCTGAGTCCAGTTACAATTGTTTAAACTGGAGTAAAAGCATAAACAGGTTTTTTGTGTACTATCATGTGACCGTAGTCAAATGAGTGTTGGCAGAGTGACGTGCCAGATAGACAAATAAAACCGAGCGACATTTTCTATCTACCTGTGCTTTCTACTCAAAGGTGAGACCGTTTCTTCGTGCTCTAGCTTTACCTTTATTGAGTCTCCGTACAATTATCTCAGTATCATTTTCAATAATAATAGTACAGAGCAGCTTGTATTATGCCCAGGAGTTGTTTTAAGTTTGTAAATTCTGCTGAACAAAGCTATGATTGAGAACAAACAGAGGATAAATCGAGTCTGTTCATACTGTATGTTCAGTCGTTTTATTGaactgaaagacagaaaaaagcaTTTTCCCATTTTGCTTttggtttaaaatgtaatttgagtTCAATGTTAGACTTAAAAAGcacattaaatgttttaaacatgtttgacaCGGTCATGGCTGTAAAAGTGTAAGGTGCTTCATCTTACTCATGAAGGCACACACCTTGTCCCTTTCCTCAAAGAAATGAACAACTCTTTATTAGATGCTGCGCTTTTATTCTTAGTTTGTTGAAAATCTGGCTTTTGTGCAACAAATGTTGAAGCTTAAAGATTTCAGGAGTCAAAATGTGTAATTAAGAGAAGTTTGATACAGAGGAAAAGCGAACTAAAAAAAATAGTCAAAAGAATTGAGCTGAAGCAGGAGGTAAGACTGGGGGAGAGTGACAGACGCAGAGGCTGGTGTGAGTTGGAAAAGCGATAggtttaatattacaaaacttaaataaaacacaacctttttttctctccagaggTGAGCCATGTCCCTCTCAAGCTGCCAGATGACTCGTCAGAGGCAAATTGCCTCCGGCTGCTTCCTGTTGGTGTGTTTCCtggtaattttttttacatactaCAAGCCAGATATCGAGTTCCCGGATTTTCGTGATTATCTGAAGAGAGGCAATCATTCTTGTGAGTGCCCTGTGGAAGCACAGATCCAGGGCTCAAACCCAAACTCTTCCTCGGAGCAGCACGTGGAAGCACCTACTGATGGTCCCAAGCAGATCCAGGACGTGGAGGTGGACGCTGAGCCTGATACTCTTCTCTTGATTTGGACGTGGCCATTTGGGTCCAAATTCGATCTCAACTGCGATATGTTCAAATATAAAGGATGCCGCTTGACCGATGACAAGTCTCTTTACCAACAAGCCCACGGGGTTTTCATTCACCACAGGGACATTCATGGAAATATGGGAAACTTGCCGAGTGAGCCACGTCCCTGGTTTCAGAAATGGGTTTGGATGGACATGGAGTCACCTACACACTGTTCAAAATTACCCGGACTTGATAACTTGTTCAACTTGACATCCTGTTATCGCTCAGATTCACATATCCCAGTGCCTTATGGGAATTTGGTGCCACAAACATCTGAGGTGGAGAGTTTCCAGCTGCCAACCAAGGACAAGTTGGTCTGTTGGATCGTGAGCAACTGGCATGACGGGCACAAAAGAGTTCAGTACTACAACGAGCTGAAAAAACACATCCAGATAGAAACTTATGGGAGGGCTTTTGGCAAAAATGTAGATGGTCAAAACTATGCAAACATATTATCTAGTTGTAAATTCTACCTCTCCTTTGAAAACTCTCAGCACAAAGATTATATCACAGAGAAGGTATTCAATCCTATGAAACTGGGAACTGTACCCGTAGTTCTTGGCACTTCAAGAGAAAACTATGAGGACCATATCCCACGAGACTCTTTCATTCATGTCGATGACTTTTCCACTCCAAAGGAGCTGGTAGAGAGGCTACTTCACCTAGACCAGAATATGACTGAATACATGAGATTCTTTGACTGGAAAAATAGGTATAGAATTCATCAGGCACAGTTCGGCAGAGAACATGCCTGCAAAGCTTGTCGTTACTTACAAGAAAACAGAGGATACCAGGCTAGTCATTCTCTTACCAAGTGGTTCTGggatcaatagcaatataagaGCATTGATCAAATTATCTTTTCATTTGGTTCACTGATGAGACTGGGCTTGAGGGAACTTCTTTGGTGAAGGAATCATAATATGAACTGGATTTTACCCAGGACCCAGTATTTCTTATGaaggttttcacccctgtcagaCTGGTTCGTAGAAGGGTGAGGTCTGGACCCAAAAGGACTCATTCACTTTTGGGGCGATTTTTAATTAAGGGGGCGGATCAAGGAAAATGTCACCTTTtgtgtttataaaatgttatgtgAATATCTTCGGAAATTGTTGATATTTAAGAAAGGTGAACCGGGAACAACTGGATGCAGATATGGATGTATACTCTAAATTTGAACTAATGTCAAACGGCTCCATGTTGTGGTGGTGGAATCTAAAGTAAGTCAGCGTGTGAAATACAAACTGATAAATATACTTTGTTGAATGTGTCTTTATGTGCATCTTTCACAACGAGGTGACATCCTCGCATCCTTCATGACACTCTGACATTATAATCTTGCTTACGGCGGTTCTACATTTCTTTCGTTCTGATTGTTTCCCTCATTAATTTTTCAACCAGTTTGGAATGCagtgcagcagcatcatcaggtTCTCTACATCATCGACAGTCTCCTTTAAACAGATTCTGATTGTTGTCTGTAAACCTCTTTCCTGTGAAATCTGTGAAAGTGTCAGAAGACACcctcaaaatgttaaagaaagaaacataataaataatcctggtctgctgctttcttcagatccatgccaacatttaatgggttcatTTTGGGAacatgtctcatctgtccattaGGTTTTCGCAGGAATCTGTCCAGCTGGTTTTctctaaataaacaaaccaaccaccaaccaaaatttattttatcttgttgCTACGGAAAAACTGAGCAAATCCCTTTCTCTTTCCCATTAAAGGtcacaaaaaagaaagattATTCAGGGTCTTTTTAATATAAGGTAATGTTTCAGGTTTATGCCGccacaaataaatattaaacaattAAAGCAGGTGGTTTCAATTTTGGGGCTTTGTCGGCTCAGGCAGGTTAAGTGAGGATCATTTTTTGACTTTCTGACTGCAGCCTCAATCTGATCGACTGACATTTGAATCCCGTTGTTCTTGTGACACAGTTGACTTTACAGACAATAGAGAGGGTGATGTCATGGAGGTACTGTACAATCCTCAGAACCTGTTTATACCCACCTTCGAAACTAAGGGGAGTGGAGAGGTAATCTATctgataaacatttctgaataaccAGTTACAGCGTCCTTTATTGTCAACCTAGTGGCCACACCCAGCTGGTGAAACATTGACGTTTGGCCGGAGTCCAGTTACAATGTTGGCACtgccataaaaacacaaacagagtctATTGTCTACAATAAGGTCACCGTACTCAAATGGCTGTTGTCAGAGTGACGTGCCAGATAGGCAAATAATACCGAGTGACATTTTCTATCTATCTGTGCTTTTCTACACCAAGGTGAGACTGTTTCTTTGTGCTCTAGCTTTACCTTAATGGAGTCTCCATACAATTACCTTGGTATCATTTTGAATATTAATAGTACAGAGCAGCTTGTATTGTGCCCAGGAGTTATTTTAAGTTTGTGATTGAGAACATACAGAGGATAAATCGAGTCTGTTCAtacagtgtgtttctgttttattgaaatgaaaatcaGAATGGCATTTTCCCATTTTGCCTTTGGTTTAAAGCGTAATTTTAGTTCAATGTTAGACTTAAAAAAGCACTTGAAACGTTTTAAAAGATTTCTGACACCAGTATAAATTGTGATGTTCAAAAATTCATTTTTCTACTTATTAGTTACTCCTATTATAGTTTAGTCATTTGTGTTTGATGCATTTGAAAACACACGATCTTTGTTCTCTGCTGTTCCTATAGACATGAGCCAGTAATGAAGGTCATGGCTGTAAAAGTGTAAGGTGCTTCATCTTACTCATGAAGGCACACACCTTGTCACTTTCCTCAAAGTAAAGAACAACTCTTTATTAGATGCTGTGCTTTTATTCTTAGTtaagaatattaatattaattattaagaaATCTGGCTTTTGTGCAACAAATGTTGAAGCTTAAAGATTTCAGGAGTCAAAATGTGTGATGAAGAGAAGTTCGATACAGACAGGCAGacgaaaagagaaataaaaaacagtcaaaaaaaaactgagctgaAGCAGAAGGTGAGATTTGGGGAGAGTGATGGACACTCAAACATTCACGTAATTAATAAACTGTTTAGGCAGATtcagaaatttaaataaaaagttagGTAATATTTAGTGGGCTCAAATCAAGCTTTATTAACAACCTGTGAATACCGAAAtgttcaaattaaaaataaaacacaacctttttttctctccagaggTGAGCCATGTCCCTCTCAAGCTGCCAGATGACTCGTCGGCGGCTGCTTCCTGTTGGTGTGTTTCCTGGTCGTTTTTTTTACATACTACAAGCCAGAAATCCAGTTCCCGGATTTTCGTGATTATCTGAAGTAAGGCAATCTTTCTTGTGAGTGCCCTGTGGAAGCACAGATCCAGGGCTCAAACCCAAACTCTTCCTCGGAGCAGCACGTGGAAGCACCTACTGATGGTCCCAAGCAGATCCAGGACGTGGAGGTGGACGCTGAACCTGATACTCTTCTCTTGATTTGGACGTGGCCATTTGGCTACAAATTCGATCTCACCTGCGATATGTTCAAATATAAAGGATGCCGCTTGACCGATGACAAGTCTCTTTACCACCAAGCCCACGGGGTTTTCATCCACCACAGGGACATTCATGGAAATCTGGGAAACTTGCCGAGTGAGCCACGTCCCTGGTTTCAGAAATGGGTTTGGATGGACATGGAGTCACCTTCAAACTGTGGAAAATTACCCGGACTTGATAACTTGTTCAACTTGACATCCTGTTATCGCTCAGATTCACATATCCCAGTGCCTTATGGGCATTTGGTGCCACAAACATCTGAGGTGGAGAGTTTCCAGCTGCCAACCAAGGACAAGTTGGTCTGTTGGATCGTGAGGAACTGGCGTTGGGGGCTCAAAAGAGTTCAGTTCTACAACGAGCTGAAAAAATACATCTGGATAGACACCTATGGGGTGCTTTTGGCAAAAATGTAGATGCTCAAAACTATGAAAATGTTCTATCTAGTTGTAAATTCTACCTCTCCTTTGAAAACTCTCAGCACAAAGATTATATCACAGAGAAGTTATTCAATCCCATGAGACTGGGAACTGTACCCGTAGTTCTGGGAACTTCAAGAGAAAACTACGAAGACCATATCCCACGAGACTTTTTCATTCATGTCAATGACTTTTCCACTCCAAAGGAGCTGGCAGAGAGGCTCCGTCACCTAGGCCAGAATATGACTGAATACATGAGATTCTTTGACTggaaaaaaaggtataaagttGTAGACTCACAGTTTGGCTTGGACCATGCCTGCAAAGCTTGTTGTTACTTACAAGAAAACAGAGGATACCAGGCTAGTCATTCTCTTACCAAGTGGTTCTGGGATCAATATAACTAAATATAAGAGcattgattaaattatcatttAGTTTGGTTCAAGGACACTTTTTTGGTTAAGGAATCATAATATGAACTGGATTTCAACCATGACCCAGTATTTTTAGGAGGgttttgaatgtttgtgtgtaagtttgatttaaaaaataactgcTGGATGGATTTACACTTAAATAAAATGAGATTAAGTTTTTCGTTGCCTTTGCATGGTTATGCAAGAACTACTGTACAATGTGCTTTGTGTTGGACGTGTCTGTATTTTTTTGATCACAGGGAGATAAAATTGAAACTTCCTTCATGACAGTTAGATTTATGTTGTACCTAGTATTGGGCGGctatttatgtgtgttttcttttcagtgaGGTTGCACCTTAACTTCCTTCATGACAAATAGTTCTGTGTTGGACCTGTTTAACTGTTTGATCATAGAAAACACTGCCCCTCCCTCATGACAATTCCACCCAGCAGTTCCTAAAATCTATTGGGGTTGCAGGCTCCAGGCTTAGGGCGGCCTGGGCCCTGTACTACGAAGCCAGATTGCCAAATGCGCACAATCAAGATTTGTGTGCCTCTGGTCAAGGACCAtatggagggggggtggggggagttgAACTGCCAGGAGGCTGCTCGCACGAGAATTgcacatcattaatgtttatttttgtcaacatgaatagATAGAAGATttcagtatatatttatatattttattattatatgtttttGTATAACCTACATTTTTGTCTGCCTGTGACTGCATCTGTACAGAGTCCAATTTGACCGGCTATTGGAGagaatgtgaaataaataatgtaagGCAATTTCTTCACGTCTTACACCTTGTTCATGTTGCATTGAAAAGCCGACACCCAATGAATTTTGAGGTGCATTTTCTACACATGcagtatttcatttttaaaatatttgtttgggtAACTTGTTTTTATTAACTAATGAATGTAACCTCTGGCGTGAAAGAAGgaatttgcatttgtgtttttcagtgtgtgtgcgtgtgcgagtgtgtgtgtatgagtgtgtgtgtgtttgtgtgtacaatGTTTCCTCAGTGTCTgtgcaaacagtgtgtgtgtcaaactAAAGCTCATTAAAAAGGCCACGTCATGTGATTAAATGAAATCTTCCAtctctcatccaagaggctcGTTCACTTCAGTTCCACACGTGTTgttagtaaacacacacacacacacacacacacacacacacgcacacacacaaacacacactcaaacatacaCGTAATGATGTCACATCCGTAAACAAACTCGTCCCACATGAAGCAGAGCCGGGTCGTACCATGTAAATTGAGCGTGGTTCCGTTTGCTGTAAACAGGCCAATGTCGCCTTAAATAAACGGAAACTGCACGTACAGATTCAGATGTGTCGTTTTAGAATATTCGGTCTAAATGAAACGGCATCCGTCCGTGTGCTTTTGCAGAGgaacacccccctccccccattaGCGTGGAATGGTCTCGCCTGTTTGTCCACCGACCCAGCTGGGACTCGACGGATCTTTAAAGCGCAGAACGGAAAAGCTCGAATCCTACCGTCGGACCTCAGTCAATTCTAGCCTCGGTCTTCTTTTTTCGGACATTTCGAATGAGGTAAAGACGCGTTTCCTTCCTTCCGCACGCTTGATTCCTCTTACGACCACGAGCCAATCGGCCGTGGCTAGGTCGACAACTTTTTCCACGTTAAGGGGCTCATTCGTCGAATAACGTCAAAGAGCAGCGCGAGCACGGAGCCTAACGTCAAAAGTTAGCACGAAAGTAGCCGAACTCGTGATTCGTGTTCCAGTGGGGACGTTTCAGACGCCTCCTCTGTCCAAACAGCAGGGTTGAGTTTGACATTCAGCCACAACCAAAAGCTGCAAAACACGTATTCACTGCGCTGTCAGCCCCGTTTTATATCGTCAGCACTGCGATACAACGctctattttaaaatgtatgcggagttgttgttgttgttgttgttgttgttgttgtggtctgCATCAGGGGGATCACGTGTACCCACCTCACGCGTGTGtggatatttttcttttatacgTGTGGCTTGTAAACCAAAGATTGTCCATGTAGGGGTGAGTGACTGGGAGCCGCGGCCAATGAGGAGAGTGCCCTCCGTCGTTAGCCCCTCCCCCGCTGCTTTGTTGACATTGTGCTGTAGCAGAGTCTGGATCGCAGGAGATGGCTGTCTTTGTCTCTGCGGGAGTTGATGTAACAGCCCGTCACCTGTAGCAGGGCAATAGAAACCTCCAATAAAGTCACGTGCTAATACTAGCGCGTGTGTCATTCAGTTGTATTTGGCCACGGTACGATAAGGTTAATCCTGCGGATTTTGATGATGTTGTCGAGACCATCCCAACACAATGATGTATCTTGCAGTCAACAgttcattgtgtttttaagaTAACTGAGTCAATATGACAACTAGAAAGGCATATCTCCGCCAAGGGCCAGTAATCTCCTTTTGAAAcccaatttaaattcactagatacatattttatatgggatctgcaccaaatggcacacacacgcacacacacacacttatatatcAGTGCCCTAAATATGCTTGGTTTTTGTCCTGGGACATTGGAGAAAAGgacagaacatttttttttgcctcaggTGAGAGCAACACACTGCTGTTGTAGAACAAACCACAATAGAGAAATGTGCCTGAACCATGAattttgaaatgttaaagaaagagagattcctggatctgcctcttaATCCGTATCAAGATTTAATGGTGACCTGTCTAGT contains the following coding sequences:
- the LOC128428941 gene encoding 4-galactosyl-N-acetylglucosaminide 3-alpha-L-fucosyltransferase 9, yielding MSLSSCQMTRQRQIASGCFLLVCFLVIFFTYYKPDIEFPDFRDYLKRGNHSCECPVEAQIQGSNPNSSSEQHVEAPTDGPKQIQDVEVDAEPDTLLLIWTWPFGSKFDLNCDMFKYKGCRLTDDKSLYQQAHGVFIHHRDIHGNMGNLPSEPRPWFQKWVWMDMESPTHCSKLPGLDNLFNLTSCYRSDSHIPVPYGNLVPQTSEVESFQLPTKDKLVCWIVSNWHDGHKRVQYYNELKKHIQIETYGRAFGKNVDGQNYANILSSCKFYLSFENSQHKDYITEKVFNPMKLGTVPVVLGTSRENYEDHIPRDSFIHVDDFSTPKELVERLLHLDQNMTEYMRFFDWKNRYRIHQAQFGREHACKACRYLQENRGYQASHSLTKWFWDQ